One window of Candidatus Marinarcus aquaticus genomic DNA carries:
- a CDS encoding response regulator transcription factor, translating to MYGTRILFLEDDLLYQESIKEFLEEEHFDVDTCKDGEDFFLKTYNNIYDLYLLDINVPHINGFEILKILTEHNDQTMRLVLSSKPDSCIRSFKNGCDGYLNKTADLDELLLRIQALIKRSYRTYETFIPLSSTLQYNIFEKKLYQNNQVLEIEHQAIMVLDYLIKKREQFVHPSELELNTYPSNTDSKSDVLRYHIWSIRKTIGNALIESQKNRGYRLKPSR from the coding sequence ATGTATGGCACGCGAATACTTTTTTTAGAAGATGACCTGCTTTATCAAGAGAGCATCAAAGAGTTTTTAGAAGAAGAACATTTTGATGTTGATACATGTAAAGATGGTGAAGATTTTTTTTTAAAAACTTATAATAATATCTACGACTTATATCTTTTAGATATCAATGTCCCTCATATTAATGGGTTTGAGATTTTAAAAATCTTAACCGAACACAATGATCAAACCATGCGTTTAGTTTTAAGCTCCAAACCTGATAGCTGTATACGCTCTTTTAAAAATGGTTGCGATGGTTATTTAAATAAAACTGCTGATTTAGATGAACTTCTGCTTCGAATTCAAGCTTTAATAAAACGCTCTTATCGAACCTATGAAACTTTTATTCCTCTTTCATCCACGTTACAATACAACATTTTTGAAAAAAAACTTTATCAAAACAATCAAGTTTTGGAGATTGAACATCAAGCCATTATGGTTTTAGATTATTTAATAAAAAAGCGTGAACAATTCGTTCATCCAAGTGAGTTGGAACTCAATACTTACCCTTCAAACACCGATTCAAAATCAGACGTTTTACGTTATCATATTTGGAGTATCAGAAAAACGATAGGAAATGCATTAATAGAGTCACAAAAAAACAGAGGATATAGACTCAAGCCATCAAGATGA
- a CDS encoding 7-carboxy-7-deazaguanine synthase QueE: MLEINEIFGPTIQGEGKKVGTPSVFIRFGKCNMQCEGFNVEYETPSGIKKLSCDSYYAADKAFKHTWKSYEGHQEIIHEVAKILPTYKCDIVITGGEPLLYWNNNEFQKLLEYYVNEGFHVTIETNASLNITLKHAYQKAILFSMSVKLSNSKEPLKKRINIDTLTTICTHAKEHYLKFVIDKTFLSHAIEEIQAILEQIPPTEVFLMPMGDSAKQIDENSEAVINMAIQHGFKYSDRLHIRVWDNKRGV, from the coding sequence ATGCTTGAAATCAATGAAATTTTTGGACCGACTATTCAAGGAGAAGGGAAAAAAGTAGGTACACCGTCTGTGTTTATTCGTTTTGGAAAATGCAACATGCAATGCGAAGGGTTTAATGTGGAGTATGAAACGCCAAGTGGCATTAAAAAACTCTCATGTGATTCCTATTATGCTGCGGATAAAGCATTTAAACACACTTGGAAAAGTTATGAAGGTCACCAAGAAATCATACATGAAGTGGCTAAAATATTGCCTACTTATAAGTGTGATATTGTCATTACTGGTGGAGAGCCACTGCTGTATTGGAACAATAATGAGTTTCAAAAACTCTTAGAGTATTATGTCAATGAAGGGTTTCATGTCACCATCGAAACCAATGCCTCTTTAAACATAACACTCAAACACGCCTACCAAAAAGCAATACTTTTTTCCATGAGTGTGAAACTCTCAAACAGCAAAGAACCCTTAAAAAAACGTATCAATATTGACACTCTCACAACAATTTGCACACATGCCAAAGAGCACTACTTAAAGTTTGTGATTGATAAAACTTTTTTAAGTCATGCCATTGAGGAGATTCAAGCCATTTTAGAGCAAATCCCTCCCACAGAAGTCTTTTTGATGCCCATGGGGGACAGTGCCAAACAGATTGATGAAAACTCTGAAGCGGTCATTAATATGGCCATACAACATGGTTTTAAATACTCAGACCGTTTACACATACGTGTGTGGGACAACAAACGAGGTGTTTAA
- a CDS encoding molybdopterin molybdotransferase MoeA, protein MAISVAGAIQTIIEKTNRTNYEFLPIEQSIHRICAQNIFSTHALPRFDNSAMDGYAIRFEDRNVPLKVVDTIFAGDDKTMDLNANECVKIMTGAKIPDNCTAIVPQEDVKELDKQTIQVPSNIKENQHIRYIGEDVKLGEAVVLEGEKINFAKITLMASQGITHIKTFKKPKVVVFASGEELKLHYEKVKEYQIYNSNTPTLIARSEEMGCEVNFIGQARDSVESIKEHIENSLDADLIITSGGVSVGEADFTKEAFTQVGFESFFEGIIVKPGKPTIFGQIGSTLVLNLPGNPLASSLIFELFGKILIQRLKGESSCFPNTILGKMDEDLKNKQGRVTIIPGFFNGEYFTASQKRSPGMVSVLAKCNSMIVLNEDVQMIKKDAPIKILPINWEFFTDEEKDYLTYE, encoded by the coding sequence ATGGCTATTAGTGTTGCAGGTGCAATTCAAACAATTATAGAAAAAACAAACCGAACCAACTACGAATTTTTACCAATTGAACAGAGCATTCATCGCATTTGTGCACAAAATATTTTCTCAACTCATGCCCTACCCCGTTTTGATAACTCAGCCATGGATGGTTATGCCATTCGTTTTGAAGACAGAAATGTCCCTTTAAAAGTAGTGGATACGATTTTTGCGGGTGATGATAAAACCATGGATTTAAATGCCAATGAGTGTGTCAAGATTATGACAGGAGCTAAAATTCCTGATAACTGCACGGCAATTGTTCCTCAAGAAGATGTAAAAGAACTTGACAAGCAAACAATACAAGTACCTTCAAACATCAAAGAGAATCAACACATTCGTTATATTGGTGAAGATGTTAAACTGGGTGAAGCCGTTGTTTTAGAGGGTGAAAAAATCAATTTTGCTAAAATCACCTTAATGGCGAGTCAAGGTATCACGCACATTAAAACGTTTAAAAAACCCAAAGTGGTTGTTTTTGCTTCAGGGGAAGAGTTAAAACTGCACTATGAAAAGGTCAAAGAGTATCAAATCTATAACTCAAATACCCCTACGCTTATTGCACGATCTGAAGAGATGGGCTGTGAAGTGAATTTCATTGGTCAAGCAAGAGACAGTGTGGAGTCCATTAAAGAGCACATTGAAAACTCATTGGATGCAGACTTAATAATCACTTCGGGTGGCGTTTCTGTGGGGGAAGCCGATTTTACCAAAGAGGCCTTTACTCAAGTTGGTTTTGAAAGCTTCTTTGAAGGTATTATTGTCAAACCAGGAAAACCAACCATCTTTGGACAAATTGGTTCAACACTGGTTTTGAACTTGCCAGGAAACCCTTTAGCATCAAGCTTGATTTTTGAACTCTTTGGAAAAATCTTAATTCAACGACTCAAAGGAGAGTCAAGCTGTTTTCCGAATACCATCTTAGGAAAAATGGATGAGGACTTAAAAAACAAACAAGGTCGTGTGACTATCATTCCAGGTTTTTTTAATGGAGAGTATTTCACTGCTTCACAAAAAAGAAGTCCAGGGATGGTTTCAGTGTTAGCTAAATGTAACAGTATGATTGTGTTAAATGAAGATGTACAAATGATTAAAAAAGATGCTCCTATAAAAATCTTACCTATTAACTGGGAGTTCTTTACAGATGAAGAAAAGGACTATTTAACGTATGAGTAA
- a CDS encoding c-type cytochrome — translation MDIIGQFPLFYFPEYGSAWMMGMTGTIHILASHTSVGAAMLFAFLAYKAYNENRTDLYPYMKKYGMFLLIFSYVIGSITGPGIWYTATAASPRGISALIHNFVWVWATEWVFFVYEVIGVFVLVYFIGKIDKKTHLKLTYTFALASVGTLALIIGIISFMMWPGTQEYYATGSASDAFFGINTFPHMFLRIGFMIMLSGVIGLIISSAMKKDNLELSRELTRKMGYISMIGGFLVLFFFMWYMGTLPDNAHAVFNITKADVVQSRIILTVVFSIYFLVAIVKPQFISTPLAGIMVFVILIAGIWPGEKLRESMRKPYVAGQYIYSNQIISRDVEGKNIKSELPIIAEKGLLQVNPFVPENLRVITEENKLEVGELLTKMSCSNCHSLEKTGKYRPLQARLTGMDKEGIKSILYAIGSGGMSYMPTLKLPDHEYDAIAEYIASLNY, via the coding sequence ATGGATATTATAGGACAATTCCCATTGTTTTATTTTCCAGAATATGGAAGTGCATGGATGATGGGTATGACAGGTACCATTCATATATTGGCATCGCACACTTCTGTTGGTGCTGCAATGCTTTTCGCATTTTTGGCTTACAAAGCATATAACGAGAATCGAACTGATTTGTATCCGTATATGAAAAAATACGGTATGTTTTTGTTGATCTTTTCATATGTAATTGGTTCAATTACAGGACCGGGTATTTGGTATACAGCAACCGCTGCAAGTCCACGAGGAATCAGCGCACTCATACATAACTTTGTTTGGGTCTGGGCAACGGAGTGGGTCTTTTTTGTATACGAAGTTATAGGTGTGTTTGTTTTGGTCTACTTTATTGGTAAGATCGATAAAAAAACTCATTTGAAACTGACTTACACCTTTGCTTTAGCATCTGTTGGAACACTTGCGCTTATTATTGGTATCATCAGCTTTATGATGTGGCCAGGGACTCAAGAATATTATGCAACGGGAAGTGCCAGTGATGCATTTTTTGGTATCAATACTTTCCCTCATATGTTTTTAAGAATTGGTTTTATGATTATGTTATCAGGTGTAATTGGACTTATTATTTCAAGTGCAATGAAAAAAGATAATCTAGAACTTTCACGTGAATTAACCAGAAAAATGGGTTACATAAGTATGATTGGAGGATTTTTAGTTCTATTCTTCTTTATGTGGTATATGGGAACTCTACCTGACAATGCTCATGCTGTATTTAATATCACAAAAGCAGATGTTGTTCAAAGTAGAATTATTCTTACAGTTGTTTTTTCTATTTATTTTTTAGTTGCAATTGTAAAACCACAATTTATCAGTACACCATTAGCAGGTATTATGGTTTTTGTAATATTAATTGCAGGAATTTGGCCAGGTGAAAAACTCAGAGAATCTATGAGAAAACCATATGTTGCAGGTCAATATATCTATTCCAATCAAATCATCAGCCGCGATGTTGAAGGAAAAAATATTAAAAGTGAGCTGCCAATTATTGCTGAAAAAGGACTGCTTCAAGTCAATCCATTTGTTCCTGAAAATCTTCGAGTCATTACAGAAGAGAATAAGTTAGAAGTGGGTGAATTATTAACTAAAATGTCATGTTCAAACTGCCATTCACTTGAAAAAACTGGTAAATACAGACCTCTTCAAGCAAGATTAACAGGTATGGATAAAGAGGGTATTAAATCAATACTTTATGCCATTGGTAGTGGTGGTATGTCATATATGCCAACACTTAAACTACCTGACCATGAATACGATGCAATTGCTGAATATATTGCATCTTTAAACTATTAA
- a CDS encoding c-type cytochrome — protein sequence MKELKILAVVVVLTLITYWGVEPFAHSQMHPHVEEPEYSFKDVDGLNGLTGNAEAGAVLVQSNCTACHSIESQGFPKLMDDASSAAAYGVVPPDLGTAGKLYNADFLAAFIKDPATATKTSHKFVDGKIHPMPGYSWMQPQEIADMVAYLQSIAPEEMTNKEVFTNACQRCHSIKYGDMQNGTMTAFTPVENIKSYMGKIPPDLSQYIRSRGASYLHEFINDPQKHLEGTAMPRVGLTQDAEEQVVAYMKEVGDSKADERAALGPKFLIYLVIFAIFAWLWKVKQWRDMH from the coding sequence ATGAAAGAATTAAAAATTTTAGCAGTAGTAGTAGTCCTTACACTTATTACTTACTGGGGAGTTGAGCCATTTGCACACTCACAAATGCACCCACATGTTGAAGAACCAGAGTATTCATTTAAAGATGTAGATGGATTAAATGGTCTTACGGGTAACGCAGAAGCTGGTGCGGTTTTAGTTCAATCTAACTGTACTGCGTGTCACTCTATTGAATCTCAAGGATTCCCTAAATTAATGGATGATGCGAGCAGTGCTGCAGCATACGGTGTTGTTCCACCAGATTTAGGAACAGCAGGTAAACTGTACAATGCAGATTTCTTAGCAGCATTTATTAAAGACCCTGCAACAGCCACAAAAACATCACACAAATTTGTGGATGGAAAAATTCACCCAATGCCGGGTTACTCTTGGATGCAACCTCAAGAGATTGCAGATATGGTTGCATATTTACAATCAATTGCTCCAGAAGAAATGACGAACAAAGAGGTATTTACAAATGCTTGTCAACGATGTCACTCTATTAAATATGGTGACATGCAAAACGGTACAATGACTGCATTTACTCCTGTTGAGAACATTAAATCTTATATGGGTAAAATCCCACCTGATTTATCTCAATACATCAGAAGTAGAGGTGCAAGTTATTTACATGAATTCATTAATGACCCTCAAAAACATTTAGAAGGTACTGCAATGCCTAGAGTTGGTTTAACTCAAGATGCTGAAGAGCAAGTGGTTGCATACATGAAAGAAGTTGGTGATTCTAAAGCAGACGAAAGAGCAGCATTAGGACCAAAATTCTTAATCTATTTGGTAATTTTTGCAATTTTTGCATGGTTATGGAAAGTTAAACAATGGAGAGATATGCACTAA
- a CDS encoding 6-carboxytetrahydropterin synthase: MYWEISKSFDFCYGHRVWSQELNAKFSLDPCLKCRHLHGHQGKVIVHLSSDQLQNSMVTDFKHLNWFKAFIDDVLDHKFIIDINDPLFETLLPHYAEKKNFMEFKEGYKLVDLNIIKEEPSHIKEMYEGFVIVDFVPTSENLSAWLLGIIQEKIKPLNVKVSKVEFYETPKSKSTVHA, from the coding sequence ATGTATTGGGAAATTTCTAAATCATTTGACTTTTGCTATGGACATCGTGTTTGGTCTCAAGAGCTCAATGCCAAGTTCTCACTTGACCCATGTTTAAAATGCCGCCACCTGCATGGGCATCAAGGAAAAGTCATTGTACACTTAAGTAGTGACCAACTTCAAAACTCAATGGTAACAGACTTTAAACACCTTAACTGGTTTAAAGCCTTTATTGATGATGTGTTGGATCATAAATTTATCATTGATATCAATGACCCACTTTTTGAAACCCTTTTACCTCATTATGCTGAAAAAAAGAACTTCATGGAGTTTAAGGAGGGCTATAAACTGGTGGATTTAAATATCATCAAAGAAGAACCTTCACACATCAAAGAGATGTACGAAGGGTTTGTAATTGTTGATTTTGTACCCACGAGTGAAAACCTCTCTGCTTGGTTACTTGGTATTATTCAAGAGAAAATCAAACCACTTAATGTCAAAGTGAGTAAAGTAGAATTCTACGAAACCCCAAAGAGTAAAAGCACGGTACATGCTTGA
- a CDS encoding 16S rRNA (uracil(1498)-N(3))-methyltransferase — translation MQFVYCEQAGEATLNIDNELFKYLFKVRRHQLQDIIEVRNLKDDTFYSYEVQNITKKEATLLLQKSEEKPVNANMKLRLGWCVVDTKTIEKQLPYLNELGVYSIAFIYADYSQKNFKLNLDKYEKILINSSQQCGRSSLMQFEVFKSLDEYLKSYPEAYMFNFSQQHVQEVSNIDTIVVGCEGGFSKREIALFNEKKIVGIDSNLVLRSETAVTTLAAKLIV, via the coding sequence ATGCAGTTTGTTTATTGTGAACAAGCAGGTGAGGCTACTTTAAATATTGATAATGAACTCTTTAAATATCTTTTCAAAGTCAGACGTCACCAACTGCAAGATATCATTGAAGTAAGAAATTTAAAAGACGATACTTTTTACAGTTATGAAGTTCAAAACATCACTAAAAAAGAGGCCACTTTACTGCTTCAAAAAAGTGAAGAAAAACCAGTGAATGCCAATATGAAACTTCGCTTAGGTTGGTGTGTGGTAGATACAAAAACCATCGAAAAACAGTTGCCTTATTTAAACGAGTTGGGGGTGTACTCTATTGCATTTATTTATGCTGATTATTCACAAAAAAACTTTAAACTCAATTTGGATAAATATGAGAAAATTTTAATCAACTCATCTCAACAGTGTGGACGCAGTTCATTGATGCAATTTGAGGTTTTCAAATCACTGGATGAGTATTTAAAAAGTTATCCTGAAGCGTATATGTTTAATTTCTCACAACAACATGTACAAGAGGTTTCAAATATTGATACTATTGTTGTTGGCTGTGAAGGTGGATTTTCAAAACGAGAGATTGCATTGTTCAATGAAAAAAAGATTGTGGGGATTGATTCAAACTTAGTTTTGCGAAGCGAAACAGCGGTTACAACTTTAGCTGCAAAATTAATTGTCTAA
- a CDS encoding 4Fe-4S binding protein: MENINFIQQKELFSLNTLKCLRNEYLYNDCQLCFSQCPTQALGLFKGKITLFSEQCTQCGECIGICPTEALNLENFDVNSFVFEFINSEKNKIIEKTDVPTFSMFDSYHLISIVLRSKQNIFLEYDKDISEHAVNYIEAIVQNANYFLAFIGSESSLFLKPFKKELQDHSRRNLFRQLVQTNKELSKEINISARLNEHEKNVPAKHILFKNSLKLVCEDIKQQELRVNHEHTIVFSKIIDFERCTNCVECITFCPTQALFQNSTKDAIYFQSGKCIGCQICEQVCQPNAIKTHSNLNIIDHMFDKANKLVEFEYIKCSECNGAFINKNQGNVCERCSDYKNNFDKMFVLAKDI, encoded by the coding sequence GTGGAAAACATCAACTTCATTCAACAAAAAGAGCTTTTTTCATTAAACACGTTAAAATGTTTAAGAAATGAGTACCTTTATAATGATTGCCAACTCTGTTTTTCGCAATGCCCAACACAAGCCTTAGGTCTGTTTAAAGGAAAAATAACACTCTTTTCTGAGCAATGTACCCAATGCGGTGAATGCATAGGTATTTGCCCCACTGAAGCTCTGAATTTAGAAAACTTTGATGTAAACAGTTTTGTTTTTGAGTTTATCAACAGTGAAAAAAACAAGATCATTGAAAAAACTGATGTTCCTACTTTTTCAATGTTTGACAGCTACCATCTTATCTCTATTGTGTTAAGAAGCAAACAAAACATCTTTTTAGAGTATGATAAAGATATTTCAGAACATGCAGTAAACTACATTGAAGCCATCGTACAAAATGCCAACTATTTCCTTGCTTTTATTGGCAGTGAAAGCTCGTTGTTCTTAAAACCATTTAAAAAAGAGCTTCAAGACCACAGCAGAAGAAATCTCTTTAGACAACTGGTACAAACAAACAAAGAGCTCAGTAAAGAGATAAACATTTCCGCAAGACTCAATGAACATGAAAAAAATGTGCCTGCAAAACATATCTTGTTTAAAAACTCTTTAAAATTGGTGTGTGAAGACATCAAACAACAAGAGCTGCGAGTCAATCACGAACACACCATTGTTTTTAGTAAAATCATTGACTTTGAGCGTTGTACCAATTGTGTAGAGTGTATCACCTTTTGCCCTACGCAAGCACTCTTTCAAAACTCAACCAAAGATGCCATCTATTTCCAATCAGGAAAATGTATCGGGTGTCAAATCTGTGAACAAGTATGTCAGCCCAATGCCATTAAAACCCACTCCAATTTAAATATCATTGATCATATGTTTGACAAAGCGAATAAACTTGTCGAATTTGAATACATTAAGTGTTCAGAGTGTAATGGCGCATTTATCAATAAAAACCAAGGCAATGTGTGTGAGCGTTGCAGTGATTATAAAAACAATTTTGACAAAATGTTTGTCTTGGCTAAAGACATCTGA
- the queC gene encoding 7-cyano-7-deazaguanine synthase QueC, with protein MSKKAVCILSGGMDSTLASYIAKNEGYDIIAVHFNYGQRTEKRELQAFRDICEDLEIKEKYEIDIPFFTQIGASALTDDKIDVPVDGVKPGVPITYVPFRNGIFLSIASAIAEKEEASAMFIGVVEEDSSGYPDCTDTFIDKMTQAINEGTKKNTHLEIKTPLVHMMKSDIVQKALELNVPLQHTWSCYKEQEEACGVCDSCRLRLNGFEQVNATDPIKYKGQ; from the coding sequence ATGAGTAAAAAAGCCGTATGTATTTTAAGTGGAGGAATGGACTCTACACTCGCCAGTTACATTGCTAAAAACGAAGGCTACGATATTATTGCTGTTCATTTTAATTATGGACAACGAACAGAAAAAAGAGAACTTCAAGCATTCCGAGATATCTGTGAAGATTTAGAGATTAAAGAAAAATATGAGATTGATATCCCTTTCTTTACACAAATCGGTGCCAGTGCATTAACGGATGATAAAATCGATGTACCCGTTGATGGCGTAAAGCCAGGTGTGCCTATTACGTATGTGCCATTTAGAAATGGTATTTTCCTCTCAATTGCTTCAGCCATTGCTGAAAAAGAGGAAGCGAGTGCCATGTTTATTGGTGTGGTTGAAGAAGACAGCAGTGGATATCCCGATTGTACAGATACGTTCATTGATAAAATGACACAAGCCATTAATGAAGGAACCAAAAAAAACACACACCTAGAGATAAAAACACCGTTGGTGCATATGATGAAATCGGATATTGTGCAAAAAGCTCTGGAGCTTAATGTGCCCCTTCAGCACACATGGAGCTGTTATAAAGAGCAAGAGGAAGCATGTGGTGTATGTGATAGTTGTCGATTACGTCTGAATGGTTTTGAACAAGTCAATGCCACTGACCCCATCAAATACAAAGGTCAATAA